The following are encoded in a window of Mustela nigripes isolate SB6536 chromosome 3, MUSNIG.SB6536, whole genome shotgun sequence genomic DNA:
- the LOC132014611 gene encoding epiplakin-like — protein sequence MMNGHSSPPLDVLATNGTELTIVPETTKAMLGTSTSSGPQAKSITGVFVEASSQAQSLYAAMKQGLLSSELGLALLEAQAATGGLVDPTQGHLLSVSEAVQQGLVGLGLKERLLAAEQAVTGYPDPYGGGKLALFQAIGKEVIGRAQGYSWLEAQLATGGLADPIRGGRVAPELACQQGLLDQETWRVLAERKPSSSSPGFQDPNTGEWLSYGGLLGRCVRAPGTGLAVLPLRTTFHTLCGAVSLAELQEAGILDGETARGLREGKLSVSDVSARAAVRRYLQGTGSVAGVVLLPAGRKKSFFQAVTEHLLPMATALPLLEAQAATCTLVDPGTGQRLQVDEAVRSGLLGPELHGQLLVAEQAVTGYHDPFSGTRVPLFQAMKKELVDRSLALRLLDAQLATGGLVCPARRLRLPLEGALRFGCLDEETRRCVSRATGFSDPSTQESLGYGQLMARCVTDPETGLAFLPLSNGTLGGEPQGLPFIDHSTRQTLSEATTTISVGQFQGQPVSLWELLFSEPIPAEQRAALAQRHQEGTISAEELAAALRAILEHAAATAKTTFAGLRGPVMPAELLEAGIIEQDMYERLEQGQTTAQEVGRLDPVQKYLEGTGCVAGLLLPSSQERLSIYEARGRGLLRHGTALILLEAQAATGFILNPKENKRYSVEEALRAGLIGPDVFAKLLSAERAVTGYTDPGQWLFGFFLVAVLCAVVPCEGSV from the exons ATGATGAACGGCCACAGCTCCCCTCCTCTTGATGTCCTGGCCACCAATGGCACCGAGCTGACCATCGTCCCTGAGACCACGAAGGCCATGTTGGGAACCAGCACCTCCTCCGGGCCCCAGGCCAAAAGCATCACTGGGGTATTCGTGGAGGCCTCCAGCCAGGCCCAGAGTCTCTACGCTGCCATGAAGCAGGGCCTCCTGTCCAGTGAGCTTGGGCTGGCTCTGCTGGAGGCCCAGGCCGCCACTGGGGGTCTCGTGGACCCCACGCAGGGCCACTTACTCTCTGTGTCTGAGGCCGTGCAGCAGGGCCTGGTAGGCCTGGGGCTGAAGGAAAGGCTGCTGGCTGCTGAGCAGGCAGTCACTGGGTACCCCGATCCCTATGGTGGCGGGAAGCTGGCCCTCTTCCAGGCCATCGGGAAGGAGGTGATAGGGCGAGCACAGGGGTACAGCTGGTTGGAGGCCCAGCTAGCCACCGGGGGCCTGGCGGACCCCATTCGGGGTGGGCGAGTGGCCCCAGAGCTGGCCTGCCAGCAGGGCCTCCTGGACCAGGAGACGTGGCGTGTACTGGCAGAGCGCAAGCCGAGTTCCAGCAGCCCTGGCTTCCAGGACCCCAACACGGGAGAGTGGCTGTCCTACGGCGGTCTGCTGGGCAGGTGTGTGAGAGCTCCCGGCACTGGGCTGGCCGTCCTGCCCCTCAGAACCACGTTCCACACCCTGTGTGGGGCAGTGAGCTTGGCAGAGCTGCAGGAGGCAGGCATCCTGGATGGGGAGACCGCCCGGGGCCTTCGGGAGGGCAAGCTGTCCGTGTCGGACGTGAGCGCCCGGGCCGCTGTGAGGCGCTACCTGCAGGGCACGGGCAGCGTGGCGGGGGTTGTCCTGCTGCCCGCTGGCCGCAAGAAGAGCTTCTTCCAGGCTGTCACCGAGCACTTGCTCCCAATGGCCACGGCGCTCCCACTCTTGGAGGCTCAGGCCGCCACCTGCACACTGGTGGACCCAGGCACCGGCCAGCGGCTGCAGGTGGATGAGGCCGTCAGGTCTGGCCTCCTCGGCCCCGAGCTCCATGGGCAGCTCCTGGTGGCGGAGCAGGCAGTGACGGGCTACCACGACCCCTTCAGCGGCACGCGGGTCCCCCTCTTCCAGGCCATGAAGAAGGAGCTGGTGGACAGGTCCCTGGCGCTGCGACTCCTGGATGCCCAGCTGGCCACGGGGGGGCTCGTGTGTCCAGCCCGCAGGCTCCGGCTGCCCCTGGAGGGCGCCCTGCGCTTCGGATGCCTGGACGAAGAAACACGGCGTTGTGTCTCCCGGGCCACTGGCTTCTCGGACCCCAGCACGCAGGAGAGCCTTGGCTATGGGCAGCTGATGGCACGCTGTGTCACCGACCCAGAGACAGGTCTGGCCTTCCTTCCACTCTCAAATGGCACCCTTGGAGGGGAGCCACAAGGACTCCCGTTCATCGATCACAGCACCCGGCAGACCTTAAGTGAGGCCACGACCACCATCTCCGTGGGCCAGTTCCAGGGCCAACCTGTGTCCCTGTGGGAGCTGCTCTTCTCCGAGCCCatccccgcagagcagagggCGGCCCTGGCCCAGCGGCACCAGGAGGGCACCATCTCGGCGGAGGAACTGGCAGCGGCACTGAGGGCCATCCTTGAACACGCTGCAGCCACGGCCAAGACCACCTTTGCTGGACTGAGGGGGCCTGTGATGCCCGCTGAGCTGCTGGAAGCAGGGATCATCGAGCAGGACATGTATGAGCGTCTGGAGCAAGGCCAGACCACGGCCCAGGAAGTGGGCAGGCTGGACCCCGTGCAGAAATACCTGGAAGGGACCGGGTGCGTTGCTGGCCTGCTGCTGCCCAGCTCCCAGGAGCGGCTCAGCATCTACGAGGCTCGCGGGAGGGGGCTTCTCAGGCATGGCACAGCCCTCATCCTCCTGGAGGCGCAGGCAGCCACGGGCTTCATCCTTAACCCGAAGGAGAACAAGAGATACTCCGTGGAGGAGGCCCTGAGGGCCGGCCTCATTGGACCCGACGTGTTTGCAAAGCTGCTGTCGGCGGAGCGCGCCGTCACCGGCTACACCGACCC TGGTCAGTGGCTCTTCGGGTTCTTCTTGGTGGCTGTGCTCTGTGCTGTGGTGCCCTGTGAAGGCTCCGTCTGA